From Candidatus Rubrimentiphilum sp., one genomic window encodes:
- a CDS encoding alpha/beta hydrolase codes for MKFVAWVVVFACAVIALSIGAFFAAARTAAASSFVPGPCPVPPQPIAALKTARCGQLIVPENRRHPDRKMISLSVAIISSSSPKKKNDPIVWLAGGPGDDAITEIPMALAGKLNANRDVIFMSQRGTYTAKPKLTCDAVDRWAAETLNMPYDSPATGRASSIATRTCRGDVLTRTADLSAYNTLESVDDLEALRLALRIPKWNLYGISYGTYFALTYMRQYPKGIRSVGIDGVFPPSLAGGAATWKTAGEGINAVFEACRQQLRCRQRYGDIGATFRRLVLQYEKSPKTVKVKVPGHSGTVNVMISGGMLVQWAVSPGTHIASKLPSSFDALAHGDPGPIASTWAAPKLDPAGIGVISNGLNDSVACGEWVPYETEKNVIDAGRRAFPTFPVSILKNAPNLPFLRENCLEWKVPAVSPLVRAVTRSSIPTLVISAQYDAQTAPSFGPYVARTLTNATVVTIPNVAHVAFGSPSATANACAYKIVRSFFDQPNRADTSCVKKVPATNFVINPRR; via the coding sequence ATGAAATTCGTAGCATGGGTTGTCGTGTTCGCTTGCGCCGTTATAGCGTTAAGCATAGGTGCATTTTTTGCTGCGGCTCGTACCGCAGCGGCTTCGTCCTTCGTTCCGGGCCCGTGTCCGGTTCCACCTCAGCCCATAGCAGCATTAAAAACCGCACGCTGCGGACAACTCATCGTCCCCGAAAACCGGCGGCATCCCGATAGAAAAATGATCAGCCTTTCGGTTGCGATCATTTCGTCAAGCTCACCTAAGAAAAAGAACGATCCGATCGTCTGGCTCGCGGGCGGCCCGGGCGACGATGCGATCACCGAAATTCCGATGGCGTTAGCCGGAAAACTGAACGCTAATCGTGATGTGATTTTCATGTCGCAGCGCGGCACCTATACCGCGAAGCCAAAACTGACGTGCGACGCAGTCGATCGTTGGGCTGCGGAAACACTGAACATGCCGTACGATTCACCGGCCACCGGTCGCGCGTCTTCGATTGCGACGCGTACATGCCGCGGCGACGTGTTGACCAGGACTGCGGATCTCAGCGCATACAACACGCTCGAAAGCGTTGACGATCTCGAAGCCTTGCGCCTTGCGTTGCGTATCCCGAAATGGAATCTCTACGGCATCTCGTACGGAACCTACTTCGCGCTGACGTACATGCGCCAATATCCGAAGGGCATTCGATCCGTTGGCATTGACGGCGTTTTTCCGCCTTCGCTCGCAGGCGGCGCCGCCACCTGGAAAACCGCAGGCGAGGGAATCAACGCGGTTTTCGAAGCGTGCCGGCAGCAACTTCGGTGCCGTCAGCGTTATGGAGATATAGGCGCGACGTTTCGACGCCTCGTGCTCCAGTACGAGAAGTCGCCTAAGACGGTCAAGGTGAAGGTGCCCGGCCATTCCGGGACCGTGAACGTAATGATCAGCGGCGGCATGCTCGTGCAATGGGCCGTGTCGCCCGGTACGCACATCGCCTCAAAACTTCCGTCATCGTTCGACGCGCTTGCGCACGGCGATCCTGGGCCGATCGCTTCAACGTGGGCCGCGCCGAAGCTGGACCCTGCCGGCATTGGCGTGATAAGTAACGGTTTAAATGATAGCGTCGCCTGCGGTGAGTGGGTGCCGTATGAAACTGAAAAGAATGTTATCGATGCGGGACGGCGCGCGTTCCCGACGTTTCCGGTTTCAATTTTAAAGAACGCGCCCAACTTGCCGTTTCTGCGCGAAAACTGCCTGGAATGGAAAGTGCCGGCAGTCTCTCCGTTAGTGCGAGCAGTAACGCGAAGCAGCATACCGACGCTCGTCATCTCCGCCCAATACGACGCTCAAACGGCGCCGTCGTTCGGTCCCTATGTGGCGCGAACGCTCACGAATGCTACGGTGGTGACCATTCCGAACGTTGCACACGTTGCCTTCGGCAGCCCGTCGGCGACTGCAAACGCCTGCGCGTATAAAATCGTCAGGTCCTTCTTCGACCAGCCGAACCGGGCAGACACGAGCTGCGTCAAAAAAGTCCCTGCGACGAACTTCGTGATCAACCCGCGCCGCTAA
- the rpsF gene encoding 30S ribosomal protein S6, whose product MANEYEVTYLLRPSLEEAEADQRAEAIAKSLKSNGGEVVNVEKLGKKRLAYEMNDVREGIYVVMRFRSEAEAAKELERQLGLNEDVLRALLIRLDKQALEAEKVAAMAPPVPPPATVPPSE is encoded by the coding sequence ATGGCAAACGAATACGAAGTAACCTATCTATTGCGCCCCAGCCTCGAGGAGGCCGAAGCCGACCAGCGCGCTGAGGCAATCGCCAAGTCGCTCAAGTCTAATGGCGGCGAAGTCGTCAACGTCGAGAAGCTCGGGAAAAAGCGCCTCGCCTATGAGATGAACGATGTCCGCGAAGGCATCTACGTGGTCATGCGCTTCCGTAGCGAGGCCGAGGCCGCCAAGGAACTTGAGCGCCAACTCGGGTTGAACGAGGACGTCCTGCGGGCACTGCTGATCCGGCTCGACAAACAAGCGCTCGAGGCGGAGAAAGTGGCTGCGATGGCACCCCCCGTCCCGCCACCGGCAACGGTCCCGCCTTCGGAATAG
- a CDS encoding VOC family protein: MKSTSDVMLRAKDLQEAKNYYNGVLGFPITSESERVIGFDTGSFILYFEPGEENGSVFEFEVDDLEEAKRNLIEQGCALVEEDPDLPRCYLRDPFGLIFNLTKSYGGR, translated from the coding sequence ATGAAATCGACAAGTGACGTCATGCTTCGTGCCAAAGATCTCCAAGAAGCGAAGAACTACTACAACGGCGTCCTCGGCTTTCCGATCACATCGGAATCGGAACGGGTGATCGGCTTCGATACCGGCAGCTTCATCTTGTACTTCGAGCCGGGGGAAGAGAATGGATCGGTTTTCGAGTTTGAGGTCGACGATCTGGAAGAGGCAAAGAGGAACCTGATCGAACAGGGATGTGCGCTTGTCGAGGAAGATCCTGACCTACCGCGTTGCTATCTGCGCGATCCATTCGGCCTCATTTTCAACCTCACGAAGAGCTATGGCGGCCGGTAA
- a CDS encoding AraC family transcriptional regulator, which produces MTIALKAGAFFGQTVSARIADAVLSEVRHDLGKTVPAHTHEYAYFSLLIEGSYRETSGGDTIAYDPFTVVFHAPLMEHTDTIGPAGGRFFMVELLPRWTEMIAAAGGLPEHFVELAGGDPAWLMSRLYQEFLTRDATTELSIESLLYELCAFAGHMPATPAHEPPWMADVDRNLQRNFTDAISVRALAEAARVHPSHLCRAFHRFRGRSIGDYVVGLRMQLACRRVVETEWPLADVAAEAGFTDQSHMSRIFKRLVGQAPGEYRRRIRKKFED; this is translated from the coding sequence ATGACGATCGCACTAAAAGCCGGCGCATTTTTTGGGCAGACTGTGAGCGCGCGAATTGCTGATGCCGTGCTGTCTGAAGTCCGCCACGACTTGGGCAAGACGGTTCCGGCTCATACGCACGAATACGCCTATTTTAGCCTGCTTATTGAAGGATCGTACCGCGAAACTTCCGGCGGCGATACGATCGCGTACGATCCTTTCACCGTGGTTTTTCATGCGCCGCTGATGGAACATACCGATACAATCGGCCCGGCCGGCGGGCGGTTTTTTATGGTCGAATTGTTGCCCCGATGGACCGAGATGATTGCGGCCGCCGGCGGTTTACCAGAACATTTTGTGGAGCTAGCCGGCGGTGATCCGGCCTGGCTGATGTCCCGGCTCTACCAAGAATTCCTGACGCGTGATGCGACCACCGAGTTGTCAATTGAATCGCTACTCTATGAACTCTGTGCTTTCGCGGGACACATGCCGGCAACGCCTGCTCATGAGCCGCCTTGGATGGCGGATGTGGACCGGAATCTGCAGCGAAATTTTACGGACGCTATTTCAGTGCGCGCTCTCGCCGAAGCAGCCCGCGTGCACCCGTCGCACCTCTGCCGCGCGTTTCACCGCTTTCGCGGACGTTCGATTGGAGACTACGTCGTAGGGCTCCGTATGCAGCTGGCATGCAGGCGGGTCGTCGAGACGGAGTGGCCTCTTGCGGACGTCGCCGCTGAAGCCGGATTCACCGACCAAAGCCACATGTCGAGGATCTTCAAACGGCTAGTTGGGCAAGCTCCGGGTGAATATCGCCGTCGGATCCGAAAAAAGTTCGAAGATTGA
- a CDS encoding sulfite exporter TauE/SafE family protein, which translates to MTPWLLVAIAALLGGAINSVAGGGSFLTFPALILAGVPAIPANATNNTAMWLGVVASARGYREEVREHRHLLVAACIVSLVGAVIGAVLLLHTPPKVFVRMIPWLLLFATAVFAISPFVTKERKTAQPHTPLQLVVQFFIAIYGGYFGAGMGILMLAVLSFSGLPNMNAANGLKNVLSIVINGTAVIPFVIAGIIVWKIALLMAVFTMIGGYAGSRFFRRVPSAITRVVVLCIGVAMSAYFFVR; encoded by the coding sequence TTGACTCCCTGGTTACTAGTCGCCATTGCCGCGCTGCTTGGCGGTGCGATCAATAGCGTTGCGGGCGGCGGCAGTTTCCTTACGTTTCCCGCGCTGATTCTGGCCGGCGTCCCGGCGATTCCGGCGAACGCAACCAACAATACGGCGATGTGGCTCGGCGTCGTCGCCTCCGCTCGCGGCTATCGCGAAGAGGTTCGCGAGCACCGCCATCTACTGGTCGCCGCGTGCATCGTGAGTTTGGTCGGCGCCGTCATCGGCGCAGTGCTATTGCTGCACACTCCGCCGAAGGTCTTCGTCCGGATGATTCCCTGGCTGCTGCTTTTTGCAACGGCGGTCTTCGCGATTAGCCCATTTGTAACGAAGGAGCGCAAAACGGCGCAACCGCACACGCCGCTCCAACTCGTCGTGCAGTTTTTCATTGCAATTTATGGAGGCTACTTCGGAGCCGGCATGGGCATTTTGATGCTCGCCGTGCTCTCGTTTTCCGGCCTGCCGAATATGAATGCCGCCAATGGCCTGAAGAACGTTCTTTCAATCGTCATTAACGGAACGGCGGTTATACCGTTCGTGATTGCCGGCATCATCGTGTGGAAGATCGCGCTGCTCATGGCGGTCTTCACGATGATCGGCGGTTACGCCGGCTCGCGCTTCTTTCGCCGCGTGCCCTCGGCAATTACGCGCGTCGTCGTGCTCTGCATCGGCGTCGCGATGAGCGCTTACTTTTTCGTGCGCTAG
- a CDS encoding efflux RND transporter permease subunit: MPIAHFAVNRRVTVAMIACAIVVLGIFAFPRLPIDLLPSFSPPVINVSVSYTNVAPQQMETLITRPLENAVSRVAGIQQINSTSSEGSSNITAQFYYGVNIDTAAVDVQQQVSRAFSQLPNDPNLSQPTITKFNPNSLPVVRMFVTDPNMSMRDLGDLWVNTLSDEFSAVSGVASVGISNDQTRAIMVQPDLNKLAGYNLTMSTIVNRINQENVNLPAGLVQIAKNEYQVQTNALFTNASQIANIVVATKNGAPIFLRDVATVSDSIEEQRLFQRVNGAEALGVSVTAQPNANVVQAAQGIYAKIDQIKARYPGMQFAVVFDQKGFITQAVTALEHTALYGAILAVLIILLFLHSWRSTVIVAISLPISVMGTLFAAYMFGFTLNTMTLGGLALAVGLIVDDAIVVIENIYRHMARGQHVKEAAESAVTEIFSAVLASSVTVITVFVPLLLIPGLQGLLFMPFALMVMTAVAISLLVALTTVPMLSTLLLHDEKPHTNGHRQGWYARFTQKFDAGYERFAEWYRARLSWSVDHPGLVMGAAGAILLVTLIALRLGAVATELFPASNSPFVRFSLRMPNGTALNVTNAVAKEVETRMQKDPRIQALAVQVGGGGGGFGGGGSNSNSANISIALQPGTSSAVAGQFVQQWQGALNGTFGGRGGRGGGAGGGGAGGGGSARPNNPQFAKYRAMFGRPIPGLQAFGRTQDIVQNIIARGQDSLDIQIYGPDVTQLYNIAQTKVIPQLAQVPGVTRPDTGITPSQPLLNINVDRIRAAALGLSTQTITQTIDTGTSGSIASYLQTNGTQYPIVVQLRPDQRRSLQSITSLQVPAPGAGGAQIAGGTIGGAGSLLSNSTTNFSQQYALPTVPLGDVATIAVGTGPSQITRQNKQREIDVTASVSGAPLGSVVQQAQDIMNSIALPAGYYWQFGQSQQQQSQTFSSLGLIVLLAILLIYMLLASQFESLLHPLVIMTAVPLSIFGVVLALVITQRAFGLTAFIGVLMLVGIVVKNAILVVEFTNQLRRRGLAPRTAVLQAAPMRLRPILMTTLATIGGMLPIASGIEAGSQTQAPLGTVVIGGLLCSTILSLIVIPTLYLWVVTKVEPRFKQRRVEGDGRAHVGETPAPSGVPAS, translated from the coding sequence ATGCCGATCGCCCATTTCGCCGTAAATCGCCGCGTAACGGTGGCCATGATCGCCTGCGCGATCGTGGTGCTGGGAATATTCGCCTTCCCGCGCCTGCCCATCGATCTGCTGCCCAGCTTCTCGCCCCCGGTCATCAATGTAAGCGTCAGCTACACCAACGTCGCGCCGCAGCAGATGGAAACGCTGATCACGCGGCCGCTCGAAAACGCCGTCAGCCGCGTTGCGGGCATCCAGCAGATCAATTCGACTTCGTCCGAAGGCAGCAGCAACATTACCGCGCAGTTTTATTACGGCGTCAACATCGACACCGCCGCGGTCGACGTCCAGCAGCAAGTCTCGCGCGCGTTCAGCCAGCTGCCGAACGATCCCAATCTTTCCCAGCCGACGATCACCAAGTTTAATCCGAATTCGCTGCCGGTCGTGCGTATGTTCGTGACCGACCCGAACATGTCGATGCGCGACCTGGGGGACCTGTGGGTCAACACGCTCTCGGATGAATTCTCCGCAGTATCCGGAGTAGCATCAGTCGGCATCAGCAACGATCAGACGCGCGCCATCATGGTGCAGCCCGATCTCAACAAATTAGCCGGCTACAATCTGACGATGAGCACGATCGTCAATCGCATCAACCAGGAAAACGTAAACCTTCCAGCCGGTCTGGTGCAGATCGCCAAGAACGAGTACCAGGTTCAGACGAACGCGCTCTTCACCAACGCTTCGCAGATTGCGAACATCGTCGTCGCGACCAAAAATGGCGCTCCGATATTTTTGCGCGACGTCGCCACCGTCAGCGACTCAATCGAGGAACAGCGGCTCTTCCAACGCGTCAACGGCGCGGAGGCGCTCGGCGTATCGGTGACGGCGCAGCCAAATGCCAACGTCGTGCAAGCCGCGCAAGGCATCTATGCCAAGATCGATCAGATCAAGGCGCGCTACCCCGGCATGCAGTTCGCCGTCGTTTTTGACCAAAAGGGCTTCATCACGCAGGCCGTCACGGCGCTCGAGCACACCGCCCTCTATGGCGCGATCCTCGCGGTCTTGATTATTCTGCTCTTCTTACACTCGTGGCGCTCGACCGTGATCGTGGCGATTTCGCTGCCGATCTCCGTGATGGGCACGCTGTTCGCCGCCTACATGTTCGGGTTCACGCTCAACACGATGACGCTGGGAGGTTTGGCACTGGCCGTCGGGCTCATTGTGGACGACGCGATCGTCGTCATCGAAAACATCTACCGGCACATGGCGCGCGGACAACATGTAAAGGAAGCCGCTGAGAGCGCGGTTACCGAAATCTTCTCCGCGGTTTTAGCATCATCGGTGACGGTCATTACGGTGTTTGTCCCGCTGCTGCTCATTCCGGGATTGCAGGGACTGCTCTTCATGCCGTTCGCGCTGATGGTAATGACCGCGGTTGCGATCTCGCTGCTGGTTGCGCTGACGACGGTCCCGATGCTTTCGACGCTTCTGCTGCACGACGAAAAACCGCATACGAACGGGCACCGCCAAGGGTGGTATGCGCGTTTCACGCAAAAATTTGACGCCGGCTACGAGCGTTTCGCCGAGTGGTACCGCGCCAGGCTTTCCTGGTCGGTGGATCACCCCGGCCTCGTAATGGGTGCGGCCGGCGCGATCTTGCTCGTCACGCTGATCGCGCTACGTCTGGGTGCAGTTGCGACAGAACTCTTCCCGGCGTCAAACTCGCCCTTCGTACGCTTCAGCTTGCGCATGCCCAACGGCACCGCGCTCAACGTCACCAACGCCGTCGCCAAAGAGGTCGAGACTCGGATGCAAAAAGACCCGCGCATCCAAGCGCTCGCGGTCCAAGTCGGCGGCGGCGGAGGCGGTTTCGGAGGCGGCGGCAGCAACAGCAATTCCGCCAACATTTCGATCGCGCTTCAGCCCGGAACGAGCAGCGCCGTTGCCGGCCAATTCGTGCAGCAATGGCAAGGCGCTTTGAACGGAACGTTCGGCGGGCGCGGAGGCCGCGGCGGCGGTGCGGGCGGTGGTGGCGCGGGCGGCGGTGGCTCCGCGCGTCCGAACAATCCGCAGTTCGCGAAGTACCGCGCGATGTTCGGCAGGCCGATTCCGGGACTGCAAGCTTTTGGGCGCACGCAAGACATCGTGCAAAACATCATCGCGCGCGGACAAGACAGTCTGGACATCCAGATCTATGGTCCGGACGTCACGCAGCTCTACAACATCGCGCAGACCAAGGTAATTCCGCAACTCGCGCAAGTGCCGGGCGTTACACGCCCCGATACGGGAATCACGCCGTCGCAACCGCTGCTGAACATCAACGTTGACCGCATCCGAGCCGCAGCGCTCGGTCTTTCGACGCAGACGATCACGCAGACGATCGACACGGGCACGAGCGGCAGCATCGCGTCGTACTTGCAGACGAACGGCACGCAGTATCCGATCGTCGTGCAGCTGCGGCCCGACCAGCGGCGCAGCCTTCAATCGATCACCAGCCTCCAAGTGCCCGCGCCGGGCGCGGGCGGCGCGCAAATAGCGGGCGGCACCATCGGCGGCGCGGGCAGTCTGCTTTCCAATTCCACGACAAACTTCAGCCAGCAATACGCGCTGCCGACGGTTCCGCTGGGCGACGTTGCCACCATTGCCGTCGGCACCGGACCCTCGCAGATCACGCGGCAGAACAAGCAACGCGAGATCGACGTGACGGCGTCGGTCTCCGGCGCTCCGCTCGGCTCGGTTGTTCAACAGGCGCAAGACATCATGAACTCCATCGCGCTGCCGGCCGGGTACTATTGGCAGTTCGGACAGTCGCAACAGCAACAGAGCCAGACGTTCAGCAGCCTGGGGCTCATCGTGCTGCTGGCAATTCTTCTTATATATATGCTGCTCGCTTCGCAGTTCGAATCGCTGCTGCACCCGCTCGTCATCATGACGGCGGTCCCGCTTTCGATCTTCGGCGTCGTGCTCGCGCTGGTTATTACGCAGCGCGCCTTCGGACTGACCGCGTTCATCGGAGTGCTCATGCTCGTGGGCATCGTTGTGAAAAACGCGATCTTGGTCGTGGAGTTTACCAATCAACTGCGCCGCCGCGGACTTGCTCCGCGAACCGCCGTGCTGCAAGCCGCGCCGATGCGGCTGCGGCCGATTCTCATGACGACGCTGGCAACCATCGGCGGCATGCTGCCGATCGCGTCCGGCATCGAAGCCGGCAGTCAGACGCAAGCGCCGCTTGGCACAGTCGTCATCGGCGGATTGCTCTGCTCGACCATACTGTCGCTCATTGTGATCCCGACGCTCTACTTGTGGGTGGTCACCAAAGTCGAGCCGCGCTTCAAGCAGCGCCGCGTCGAAGGCGACGGGCGCGCGCACGTGGGCGAGACTCCGGCGCCGTCCGGCGTCCCTGCGAGCTAG
- the ssb gene encoding single-stranded DNA-binding protein codes for MAASYNRVILVGTLVRDPEIRYIGSGAGVVKFRIAVNPNKRDPKPEDTLFVDIVAWEKLAETCNTYLKKGMSCLVEGRLSIRQYEDKEGNKRQATEVVINAMQMLGSPRDRQQQQESSEGFGNGTPVAAGAAPLGDALDEEIPF; via the coding sequence ATGGCGGCAAGTTATAACAGAGTGATTTTGGTCGGGACGCTCGTGCGCGACCCGGAGATCCGGTACATCGGCTCCGGCGCCGGCGTCGTGAAGTTTCGCATCGCGGTCAATCCCAATAAGCGCGACCCCAAACCCGAAGACACGCTCTTCGTGGACATCGTCGCTTGGGAGAAACTGGCTGAGACCTGCAACACCTATTTAAAGAAGGGCATGTCGTGCCTGGTCGAGGGCCGGCTTTCGATTCGGCAATACGAAGATAAAGAAGGCAACAAACGCCAGGCCACCGAGGTCGTCATCAACGCGATGCAGATGCTCGGCTCGCCACGCGATCGTCAGCAGCAGCAAGAATCGAGCGAAGGCTTTGGCAACGGCACACCGGTTGCGGCCGGCGCAGCTCCGCTAGGCGACGCGCTCGACGAAGAGATTCCGTTCTAG
- a CDS encoding alpha/beta hydrolase, translating to MFKVLTLYFVLGAANVLQGLSPLAGHWEGTMLRGSSQLNVSIDLDAKLNRGTFSATDLGALDIPLSNLQLGPALHWELVGDTTTTLFDASASGNVIRGTFHENSSYGTFKLHRVSQSVAKPYAVEQTSFESGGVRLAGSIYVPQSAGKHPAIVFVHGSGAEGRWATAYLADYVARHGIIALSYDKRGVGTSTGDWRRASLQDLAGDARAAVHTLWLRSDVDRTRVGLYGHSQGAEIAPAIAFRNPEVTWLAAADGPVGPQYNQDLFRVDTYLRQHYSGQELISAERVYAEFVDTARNGTSHDQLRMDIKEYAGSLWLSDLAIPDDNNWIWDWYRKVGNYDNSQAWEAVRVPVLILFGADDALVPVQQSIAKTLRLLKRGGNQRVWVRTFPGADHTLRIPPATADGWPHNAPGFLDMLITFAANRNLNPRT from the coding sequence ATGTTTAAGGTACTTACTCTTTACTTCGTCCTTGGCGCGGCCAACGTTCTCCAAGGATTGTCACCTCTCGCCGGCCACTGGGAAGGGACGATGCTGCGCGGCTCGTCGCAGCTCAACGTAAGCATAGACCTCGACGCAAAGCTCAACCGCGGGACGTTCTCGGCTACAGACCTAGGCGCGCTCGATATACCGCTCTCAAACTTGCAACTAGGCCCTGCATTGCATTGGGAACTTGTCGGCGACACTACGACAACACTCTTTGATGCATCGGCGAGCGGAAACGTGATCCGTGGCACGTTTCATGAAAATAGCAGTTACGGAACATTCAAACTGCACCGCGTTTCGCAGTCAGTTGCCAAACCTTATGCGGTCGAGCAAACCTCGTTCGAAAGCGGCGGAGTGCGTCTGGCTGGTAGCATTTACGTGCCTCAGTCGGCAGGCAAGCATCCGGCAATCGTTTTCGTGCACGGCTCCGGCGCCGAAGGCCGGTGGGCTACGGCGTATTTAGCCGACTACGTAGCGCGCCACGGCATCATTGCATTGAGTTACGATAAGCGTGGCGTCGGAACATCAACCGGTGACTGGCGCCGAGCATCGCTGCAAGACTTGGCTGGCGACGCGCGTGCGGCCGTCCACACGCTCTGGCTGCGCTCCGACGTGGACCGGACGCGCGTCGGGCTTTACGGACACAGTCAAGGTGCCGAGATCGCACCGGCCATCGCTTTCCGCAATCCCGAAGTTACATGGCTGGCGGCTGCGGATGGGCCGGTTGGTCCGCAGTATAACCAAGATCTCTTCCGGGTCGACACCTATTTGCGCCAGCACTACTCAGGGCAGGAGCTCATCTCGGCGGAAAGGGTCTATGCTGAATTCGTCGATACAGCGCGCAACGGCACCTCGCACGACCAGTTGCGCATGGACATCAAAGAGTACGCAGGCTCACTATGGTTGAGCGACCTTGCGATTCCGGACGATAACAATTGGATTTGGGACTGGTACCGCAAGGTTGGAAACTACGACAACTCACAAGCGTGGGAAGCGGTCCGCGTCCCGGTGCTGATACTGTTTGGAGCCGACGATGCACTCGTTCCGGTGCAGCAAAGCATCGCCAAGACGCTTCGGCTGTTGAAACGCGGCGGGAATCAAAGAGTCTGGGTACGGACGTTTCCTGGAGCGGATCATACCTTGCGCATTCCGCCCGCAACCGCCGACGGATGGCCGCACAACGCGCCCGGCTTCCTGGATATGCTAATAACGTTCGCTGCGAACCGGAACTTGAACCCGCGGACATGA